One stretch of Streptomyces hygroscopicus DNA includes these proteins:
- a CDS encoding NADP-dependent oxidoreductase yields the protein MSVIPTTGREWHLVARPQGWPKPEDFALREAPVSEPGPGQALVRNLYMSVDPYMRGRMNDVKSYTPPFQLDQPMEGGAVGKVIASNADGLSVGDHVLHFGGWREYATVSAKSAVKVDPEVAPLPAYLGVLGMPGLTAYAGLLEVASFKEGDAVFVSGAAGAVGSEVGQIAKLKGASRVIGSAGSDEKVRVLLDEYGFDAAFNYKKGPVAEQLKEAAPDGIDVYFDNVGGEHLEAAIGRLKVHGRVTVCGMISQYNATEPPAAPRNLGMVIGKRLRIQGMLVGDHQALQGQFFEEVGGWIREGKLHYRETVIKGVENGVDAFLGMLRGENTGKMIVAFED from the coding sequence ATGTCCGTCATCCCCACCACCGGTCGTGAATGGCACCTGGTCGCCCGCCCCCAGGGGTGGCCGAAGCCCGAGGACTTCGCGCTGCGCGAGGCCCCGGTCTCCGAGCCGGGCCCCGGGCAGGCGCTGGTCCGCAATCTCTACATGTCGGTGGACCCGTATATGCGCGGGCGCATGAACGACGTGAAGTCGTACACGCCGCCGTTCCAGCTCGACCAGCCGATGGAAGGCGGCGCGGTCGGCAAGGTCATCGCCTCCAACGCGGACGGACTCTCCGTCGGCGACCACGTGCTGCACTTCGGCGGCTGGCGCGAGTACGCGACGGTGAGCGCCAAGAGCGCCGTCAAGGTCGACCCCGAGGTCGCCCCCCTCCCCGCCTACCTCGGCGTGCTCGGCATGCCCGGCCTCACCGCGTACGCGGGGCTGCTGGAGGTCGCGTCCTTCAAGGAGGGCGACGCGGTCTTCGTCTCGGGCGCGGCGGGCGCGGTCGGCAGCGAGGTCGGCCAGATCGCCAAGCTCAAGGGCGCCTCCCGGGTGATCGGCAGCGCCGGTTCGGACGAGAAGGTCCGGGTGCTGCTCGACGAGTACGGCTTCGACGCGGCCTTCAACTACAAGAAGGGCCCGGTCGCCGAGCAGCTCAAGGAGGCCGCGCCCGACGGGATCGACGTCTACTTCGACAACGTCGGCGGTGAGCACCTCGAGGCCGCCATCGGCCGCCTGAAGGTGCATGGCCGGGTCACCGTCTGCGGCATGATCTCGCAGTACAACGCCACCGAGCCGCCCGCCGCCCCGCGCAACCTCGGGATGGTCATCGGCAAGCGGCTGCGGATCCAGGGCATGCTGGTCGGGGACCACCAGGCTCTGCAGGGGCAGTTCTTCGAGGAGGTCGGCGGCTGGATCCGCGAGGGCAAGCTGCACTATCGCGAGACCGTCATCAAGGGTGTGGAGAACGGGGTGGACGCCTTCCTCGGCATGCTCCGTGGAGAGAACACCGGCAAGATGATCGTCGCGTTCGAGGACTGA
- a CDS encoding MarR family transcriptional regulator — protein sequence MTSRIDPLTLEVVELIGTIVARYHEEYEEAAAKHSLTGAQARVLGLLSRGPTPMRRLAQQLKCEPSNVTGIVDRLESRGFAERRLDPADRRVKLAAATDAGRETAERLRGSLDFAREPLAELSDEERTVLRDLLKRMLGVAP from the coding sequence ATGACGTCCCGCATCGACCCGCTGACCCTCGAGGTCGTCGAGCTCATCGGCACCATCGTGGCCCGTTATCACGAGGAATACGAGGAGGCCGCGGCCAAGCACTCCCTGACCGGGGCACAGGCCCGGGTGCTGGGCCTGCTGTCCCGCGGCCCGACGCCGATGCGCCGACTCGCCCAGCAGCTGAAGTGCGAGCCGTCGAACGTCACCGGGATCGTGGACCGCCTGGAGTCGCGCGGCTTCGCCGAGCGCCGCCTCGACCCGGCCGACCGGCGGGTCAAGCTGGCCGCCGCCACCGACGCGGGCCGGGAGACCGCCGAGCGGCTCCGGGGCTCGCTCGACTTCGCGCGCGAACCGCTGGCGGAGCTCTCGGACGAGGAGCGTACGGTGCTGCGCGATCTGCTCAAGCGGATGCTGGGCGTCGCGCCGTAG
- a CDS encoding calcium-binding protein, which translates to MSTRPSLEIAVRASAVLGEGPTWDAAARRLIWVDILSSRVHTYDPATGRRTTLATEQHVGAAKPRAGGGLVVNLRDGIGVYGADGGFDWLLREAVPGRRGNDAAVAPDGALWAGTMRYDETAGGGTLSRIGADGSPAEFLPEVTVSNGIGWSPDGRLMYYIDTPTRRIDVFDVDDAGGTAVSGRRPFAEVEKGAGYPDGLCVDADGAVWVALWDGAAIRRYAPDGTLDRVVELPFPRPTACAFGGADLTDLYLTSARVGLGAAAPPLAGSLLVIEGAGQGLAQPAFAG; encoded by the coding sequence ATGAGCACACGGCCGTCGCTCGAAATAGCGGTGCGCGCGAGCGCCGTGCTCGGTGAGGGACCCACCTGGGACGCCGCCGCCCGGCGGCTGATCTGGGTGGACATCCTCTCCTCCCGCGTCCACACCTACGACCCGGCCACCGGCCGCCGCACCACCCTGGCCACCGAGCAGCATGTCGGCGCGGCCAAGCCCCGCGCGGGCGGCGGTCTTGTGGTCAACCTCCGGGACGGCATCGGGGTGTACGGGGCCGACGGCGGCTTCGACTGGCTGCTGCGCGAGGCGGTCCCCGGCCGCCGTGGCAACGACGCCGCGGTGGCGCCGGACGGCGCGCTCTGGGCGGGCACCATGCGCTACGACGAGACGGCCGGCGGCGGCACGCTCTCCCGGATCGGGGCCGACGGCTCCCCTGCGGAGTTCCTGCCGGAGGTGACGGTCAGCAACGGCATCGGCTGGAGCCCGGACGGCCGCCTCATGTACTACATCGACACCCCCACCCGCCGTATCGACGTCTTCGACGTGGACGACGCGGGTGGGACGGCGGTCTCGGGCAGGAGGCCGTTCGCCGAGGTCGAGAAGGGCGCGGGCTACCCGGACGGGCTGTGCGTGGACGCCGACGGCGCGGTGTGGGTCGCCCTGTGGGACGGCGCCGCGATCCGTCGCTACGCCCCCGACGGGACACTCGATCGGGTGGTGGAGCTTCCGTTCCCGCGCCCGACCGCGTGTGCCTTCGGCGGTGCGGACCTCACCGATCTGTATCTGACCTCGGCACGGGTCGGACTGGGCGCCGCCGCGCCGCCGCTCGCCGGGTCACTGCTGGTCATCGAGGGTGCGGGGCAGGGTCTGGCGCAGCCCGCCTTCGCCGGCTGA